A stretch of Pseudoclavibacter chungangensis DNA encodes these proteins:
- the metK gene encoding methionine adenosyltransferase, with the protein MPDLRLFTSESVTEGHPDKICDQISDRILDALLTVDRDSRVAVETLVTTGQVHVAGEVSTSGYADVPGIVRDCISGIGYTSSEVGFDGSSCGVSVSIGEQSREIAEGVDTSFEHRGGSVEELHRLGAGDQGIMFGYASRETDVYMPMPIWLAHRMSERLAAVRKSGELDYLRPDGKTQVTVGYEGDTPRTVETVVLSTQHDPDVTQERIAHDVTEHVIRPVLDLVDLDSGSPLVLVNPSGSFIDGGPRADAGLTGRKIIVDTYGGMARHGGGAFSGKDPSKVDRSGAYAMRWVAKNVVAAGLADRLELQVAYAIGKAEPVGLYVESFGTEHVPATEIVRAVREVFDLRPNAIISELDLLRPIYHQTSAYGHFGRELPDFTWERLDRVDALRAAVGA; encoded by the coding sequence ATGCCCGACCTTCGACTGTTCACCTCGGAATCCGTCACCGAGGGGCACCCGGACAAGATCTGCGACCAGATCTCCGACCGCATCCTCGACGCGCTGCTCACGGTCGACCGCGATTCGCGCGTCGCCGTCGAGACCCTCGTCACGACCGGCCAGGTGCACGTCGCGGGTGAGGTGTCGACGTCCGGCTACGCGGACGTCCCCGGCATCGTGCGCGACTGCATCTCCGGCATCGGCTACACCTCGAGCGAGGTCGGCTTCGACGGCTCCTCCTGCGGCGTGTCGGTCTCCATCGGCGAGCAGTCACGCGAGATCGCCGAGGGCGTCGACACGTCCTTCGAGCACCGCGGCGGATCCGTCGAGGAACTCCACCGGCTCGGCGCCGGGGATCAGGGCATCATGTTCGGCTACGCGAGCCGCGAGACCGACGTCTACATGCCGATGCCGATCTGGCTCGCGCACCGCATGAGCGAGCGCCTCGCCGCGGTCCGCAAATCGGGCGAACTCGACTACCTCCGCCCCGACGGGAAGACGCAGGTCACGGTCGGCTACGAGGGCGACACCCCCCGCACGGTCGAGACGGTCGTGCTCTCCACGCAGCACGACCCCGACGTGACGCAGGAGCGCATCGCCCACGACGTCACCGAACACGTCATCCGTCCCGTCCTCGACCTCGTGGACCTCGATTCGGGTTCGCCGCTCGTGCTCGTCAACCCGTCCGGCAGCTTCATCGACGGCGGCCCCCGCGCCGACGCCGGACTCACCGGTCGGAAGATCATCGTCGACACCTACGGCGGCATGGCCCGCCACGGCGGCGGCGCGTTCAGCGGCAAGGACCCCTCGAAGGTCGACCGCTCCGGCGCGTACGCGATGCGCTGGGTCGCGAAGAACGTCGTCGCGGCCGGTCTCGCGGACCGCCTCGAACTGCAGGTCGCCTACGCGATCGGGAAGGCCGAGCCCGTGGGGCTCTACGTCGAGTCGTTCGGCACCGAGCACGTGCCCGCGACGGAGATCGTCCGCGCCGTGCGCGAGGTCTTCGACCTCCGCCCGAACGCGATCATCAGCGAGCTCGACCTGCTCCGGCCGATCTACCACCAGACCTCGGCCTACGGCCACTTCGGTCGCGAGCTGCCCGACTTCACGTGGGAGCGCCTCGACCGGGTCGACGCGCTGCGCGCCGCGGTCGGCGCCTGA